The Neorhodopirellula lusitana genome includes a window with the following:
- a CDS encoding protein kinase domain-containing protein, whose translation MSTDQTINLDTAPVPLKVISAGLDGEALVGASKDGASFELRVLSSASPSRCAELRASLARMELIDHPSVRKLTQRLSVDSPPTYKLDVPYGVDPLADRLSKQISSLTDETRLRVAATIVQACTAAHRVGAYHGSFAPSTVLVSQPETNLRVWIDFTVASCSQDVSASTLSVEDDLRCLLQLFTQLIGPSVESNDSNAMAKLGGRSRAILRQWLKPAGDAEFNAPTLGQWQSILEPFVANASSLDQTGIIAPPAMPIGSGSTSETTFGIQSGNDSATPLLSQLGRFQLENKIGEGGMGTVYRAIDSANGETVAIKVLRNHGKNIAQSIRRFRKEARLLADVQNDHVTKLIEVGEDNGQHFLAMEFIEGVDLKGWLAGRAALPENDALRLTADLARALVDAHAREVIHRDIKPENVLLKLNDDARARQMPMVERPVEDFTVKLTDFGIARHVNQSESKEMTRAGSVMGTPKYMSPEQCKSTDTIGPAADVYSLGITLYEMLAGKVPFNSDDFMKLAAMHCFETPPSVQKRNATVTDGAAKIVTRALAKKPADRFGDAGQMLSDILKLLRGDAAEIEAHPKLPANHDAGKLWEKTVTWQLDSEAADLWPLVSNTERLNEAIGLPPVEYRTEKDPQLGLRKFGSFTISGVKVSWEEHPFEWIEGHRMGILREFESGPFKWFMSVVSLQSNASGGTTLSHQVRIEPRNLLGRVLTTIEADWKGFRNLEKVYRRMDRSLQGRLGNQQGTDAFEKVKSLSRHQATRLTQRIVRIVEAGVDSKIATALQTTLREWSAQELAQLRPLAIADRLGVDGSQMTDACLVACTEGVLNLRWDVLCPTCRAPAFTSDKLSNVDAHTHCEACDVDFQSNLADSIEMVFQAHPEIRQCNEGQYCIGGPEHSPHVVAQVRIDTNECLSLPVDLSSGDYLIRGPRLPKTQTIRVQSTSAPSTVDFTLSTLGGSTHTPKLRSGRQTLTLVNDLDSLHVVRIERMIPRGDVVTAAMAAANPLFRKLFPHQKFASTNPVETETMTFLASCINNVDQLYASMGDADAYTAIHAHHAQLAVIVSGAGGTVVKTMGEKMLAAFVARDDAVTAAQRIRESLQNDLPPSIELGIGIHCGPTLVTNQNNQLDYFGGTVRAVSALPELASDDTLIAETVYTDPSVAERIHSLCDDVEQVDLPGAPGVRVKRI comes from the coding sequence ATGAGCACCGATCAAACCATCAACCTGGATACTGCGCCAGTTCCGCTGAAAGTGATTTCAGCGGGTCTGGACGGTGAAGCGTTGGTGGGAGCCTCCAAGGACGGAGCCTCATTCGAGTTGCGAGTGCTGTCTTCCGCATCTCCCAGTCGATGCGCCGAGCTGCGAGCAAGCCTCGCTCGCATGGAGCTGATCGATCATCCATCGGTTCGCAAACTCACCCAACGGCTCTCCGTGGATTCGCCGCCTACCTACAAGTTGGATGTTCCGTACGGTGTTGATCCACTAGCGGATCGTCTGTCGAAACAGATCTCAAGCCTGACCGATGAAACGCGCCTACGGGTAGCTGCAACGATCGTGCAAGCCTGCACTGCCGCACATCGCGTCGGTGCCTACCACGGCAGTTTCGCACCTTCAACCGTCTTGGTTTCACAACCTGAAACCAACCTGCGGGTATGGATCGATTTCACAGTCGCTTCATGCAGCCAAGACGTTTCGGCCAGCACACTTTCAGTGGAAGACGATCTTCGCTGTCTACTTCAATTGTTCACTCAGCTGATCGGACCTAGCGTTGAATCAAACGATTCCAATGCGATGGCAAAGCTGGGCGGGCGCAGCCGTGCGATCCTACGGCAGTGGTTGAAGCCCGCTGGCGACGCGGAGTTCAATGCACCCACACTTGGCCAATGGCAATCTATCCTAGAACCGTTTGTCGCGAACGCTTCATCGCTCGACCAAACCGGAATCATCGCGCCGCCCGCCATGCCGATCGGCTCGGGTAGCACCAGCGAAACCACATTCGGAATACAGTCCGGAAACGATTCCGCTACGCCGTTGCTATCGCAATTGGGACGATTCCAGCTCGAAAACAAGATTGGCGAAGGCGGAATGGGGACGGTCTATCGCGCGATCGATTCGGCCAACGGTGAAACCGTGGCAATTAAAGTGCTTCGCAACCATGGAAAAAACATTGCTCAATCCATCCGTCGATTCCGCAAGGAAGCTCGTTTGCTTGCCGATGTCCAGAACGATCACGTAACGAAATTGATCGAAGTCGGCGAAGACAACGGCCAACACTTTTTGGCGATGGAGTTCATTGAAGGCGTCGACTTGAAGGGTTGGCTCGCAGGCCGAGCGGCGTTGCCCGAGAACGACGCACTGCGTCTGACGGCCGACTTGGCTCGTGCCCTCGTTGACGCCCATGCTCGTGAAGTGATTCACCGCGACATCAAGCCTGAAAACGTCTTGCTGAAATTGAATGACGATGCGCGTGCCCGCCAGATGCCGATGGTCGAGCGTCCAGTCGAAGACTTCACCGTCAAACTGACCGACTTTGGTATCGCAAGGCATGTGAACCAATCCGAATCAAAGGAAATGACACGGGCCGGATCCGTGATGGGCACGCCCAAGTACATGTCGCCCGAACAGTGCAAGTCGACCGACACCATCGGCCCAGCCGCTGACGTCTACTCGCTAGGCATCACGCTCTATGAAATGCTGGCAGGCAAAGTGCCGTTCAACTCCGATGACTTCATGAAGTTGGCGGCGATGCATTGTTTTGAAACGCCACCCTCAGTTCAAAAGCGAAATGCCACCGTCACCGATGGCGCAGCAAAGATTGTCACCCGAGCGCTCGCCAAGAAGCCAGCCGATCGATTCGGTGATGCTGGTCAGATGTTGTCCGATATTTTGAAGTTACTGCGGGGCGACGCAGCCGAGATCGAGGCACATCCCAAGCTTCCAGCCAATCACGATGCTGGCAAACTGTGGGAAAAAACCGTCACCTGGCAACTCGATAGCGAAGCCGCCGATTTATGGCCGCTCGTTTCCAATACCGAACGATTGAACGAGGCCATTGGGCTTCCTCCCGTCGAATATCGAACCGAAAAAGACCCGCAACTCGGGCTTCGCAAGTTCGGTTCCTTCACGATCAGCGGCGTCAAGGTTTCTTGGGAAGAGCATCCCTTCGAATGGATTGAAGGGCACCGCATGGGCATCTTGCGTGAATTCGAGTCGGGCCCTTTCAAATGGTTCATGAGCGTCGTCTCGCTTCAATCCAATGCCAGCGGTGGAACGACTCTTTCTCATCAAGTGCGCATCGAACCTCGCAACCTACTCGGTCGCGTCCTGACCACGATCGAGGCGGACTGGAAAGGATTCCGTAACTTGGAAAAGGTCTACCGTCGGATGGATCGATCCCTCCAAGGGCGACTGGGCAACCAACAAGGCACCGATGCGTTTGAAAAAGTCAAATCCTTGTCACGACATCAAGCCACGCGTCTGACCCAGCGAATCGTTCGCATCGTCGAAGCGGGGGTTGATTCAAAAATCGCGACAGCATTGCAAACCACTTTACGAGAATGGTCCGCGCAGGAACTGGCTCAATTGCGTCCGCTTGCCATCGCCGACCGGCTAGGAGTCGATGGATCCCAGATGACCGACGCATGCCTGGTTGCTTGTACCGAGGGCGTTCTAAATTTGAGATGGGATGTTCTGTGCCCGACTTGCCGAGCCCCCGCGTTCACTAGCGACAAGCTTTCGAACGTCGACGCGCACACACACTGCGAGGCATGCGACGTTGATTTCCAATCCAACTTGGCCGACTCGATCGAGATGGTGTTTCAAGCCCATCCTGAAATTCGCCAGTGCAACGAAGGCCAATACTGCATCGGCGGTCCTGAACACTCGCCGCATGTGGTGGCACAAGTCCGCATCGACACCAACGAGTGCTTGAGCCTGCCTGTTGACCTTAGTTCGGGCGACTATTTGATCCGTGGCCCCAGACTGCCGAAGACGCAAACCATTCGCGTTCAATCCACGTCCGCACCATCGACAGTCGACTTCACGCTTTCGACTCTGGGTGGGAGCACTCACACGCCGAAACTTCGGTCAGGTCGACAAACTTTGACCCTCGTCAACGACTTAGATTCGCTGCATGTCGTGCGGATTGAACGCATGATCCCGCGCGGTGATGTGGTGACCGCAGCGATGGCGGCAGCAAATCCATTGTTCCGCAAGCTCTTCCCGCATCAAAAATTCGCCAGCACGAATCCAGTTGAAACGGAAACCATGACGTTCTTGGCGTCATGCATCAACAACGTCGACCAGCTTTATGCCTCGATGGGCGATGCGGATGCTTACACCGCGATCCATGCACATCACGCCCAACTCGCGGTCATCGTTTCAGGTGCCGGCGGAACCGTGGTCAAGACGATGGGTGAAAAGATGCTGGCCGCCTTTGTCGCTCGAGACGATGCCGTCACCGCGGCCCAGCGGATCCGTGAATCGTTGCAAAACGACCTTCCGCCTTCCATTGAGCTTGGCATTGGAATTCACTGTGGCCCCACGCTGGTGACCAATCAAAACAATCAACTCGACTATTTTGGCGGAACCGTGCGTGCGGTTTCAGCACTGCCTGAACTCGCTTCCGATGACACCTTGATCGCTGAAACGGTCTACACCGACCCCAGCGTTGCCGAGCGAATTCACTCCCTGTGCGATGACGTCGAACAAGTCGACTTGCCTGGAGCACCGGGCGTCCGAGTCAAACGTATCTGA
- a CDS encoding DUF6666 family protein, whose amino-acid sequence MSTVVKECIRFSLVSIMAMISSTCFAVDDNQTAPFEQLEFGDTLDFEPDDWVRLQTDCDQPYNCAQPCSGSVPNRHPLEQLSLFGAIDGSKQPQDYGVNADLGVRLRGQYSAPLAERYGIGYQIGSALTWSDNAVQVFELLGEDTTRFQNFTTVGLFQRVGKWGWGGVFDYLYQDGFDDSSLGQFRGRLTYDITRNTQIGFTGRLRAFDDEAEFSGNSVTLRSINQGSLFLRHFFETGVQTTCWFGLAEEHGESNAAFGAAPAHDDAVVFGADFVAPLNDSLALFGETNLMTPADTGTVDAFLGVAWYPFTNAKTAHRARFSPMLPVAAPTSFSVDLLP is encoded by the coding sequence ATGTCAACTGTTGTGAAAGAGTGCATCCGCTTTTCGTTAGTCTCCATTATGGCGATGATCAGCTCAACATGTTTTGCTGTCGATGACAATCAGACTGCTCCGTTCGAGCAGCTCGAATTCGGCGACACGCTTGATTTTGAACCTGACGATTGGGTCCGTCTCCAAACCGATTGCGATCAACCATACAATTGCGCTCAGCCATGCAGCGGTTCCGTTCCAAACCGCCATCCTCTTGAACAACTATCCCTGTTCGGTGCAATCGATGGTTCCAAACAACCACAAGACTACGGCGTGAATGCCGACTTGGGTGTACGTCTGCGTGGTCAGTACTCGGCACCATTAGCAGAACGATATGGAATTGGATACCAAATTGGGTCCGCACTCACGTGGTCAGACAACGCGGTTCAAGTCTTTGAATTACTCGGTGAAGACACGACTCGATTCCAAAATTTCACCACCGTTGGTCTGTTTCAGCGAGTCGGAAAGTGGGGCTGGGGAGGCGTCTTTGACTACCTCTATCAAGATGGTTTTGATGACAGTTCGTTGGGCCAGTTTCGTGGCCGACTGACGTACGACATCACCCGCAACACTCAAATTGGATTCACGGGTCGCTTGCGAGCATTCGATGACGAAGCGGAGTTCTCGGGAAACTCTGTCACACTGCGAAGCATCAACCAGGGTAGCTTGTTCCTTCGCCACTTCTTTGAGACGGGCGTGCAGACCACTTGTTGGTTCGGGCTGGCCGAAGAACATGGTGAATCCAATGCAGCGTTCGGCGCTGCCCCGGCGCATGACGACGCCGTTGTTTTCGGCGCGGACTTCGTTGCCCCACTGAATGATTCCCTGGCACTGTTTGGCGAGACAAACCTGATGACTCCGGCGGACACCGGCACCGTCGATGCATTCTTAGGAGTCGCTTGGTATCCCTTCACCAATGCCAAGACAGCCCATCGCGCCCGGTTCTCGCCCATGTTGCCCGTCGCCGCTCCAACCAGTTTCTCCGTCGACCTGCTGCCTTAG
- a CDS encoding PVC-type heme-binding CxxCH protein, translating to MKLDFLSSTAAQLARVAFPVLCLVISFPIANAADSESTSASAPEVITAVTSNQVQQKKRVRPEYLQPVPVENAAPATTLPLEIRSDETIVFLGNGLAARMELFNCFETSLYQQFPNQQLTFRNLGYPGHTPAYRPEAGNSDPWAFPGGQQFRPEIQAHYGKGHYPKPDEWLTIVKADTIVAFFGFNESFDGLEGVENFKNELRAFVDHTRSRSYKRDAAKPPRLVLASPIAMQSLPEFNLPSADDRNTILKAYADAVGIVAHEKHVGFLDLFSPTLDWFTHSKTPLTINGVHLSQAGYEKLAPVIMQQLFGASSGNSETNTLLHQAIQDKAWFWRNDYRMLNGVHAYGQRWAPYGNFNYPEEIEKIRQMTVLRDHNVWAIAQGKSATLEVNDSATRPLSPVETNFQISAKNGTADFLKTEAEALEKFTLPEGYEVSLFASEQEFPNLGNPAQMQFDNRGRLWVSTLPSYPHYRPGDSKPNDMILIYEDTDGDGRADKETVFADGLHMPIGFQLSPEGVYLSQEPFLVLLKDTDGDGRADTKETLLDGFDPHDTHHAISAFDTDHGNGLYMCEGRFLHSQVETPWGPQRMTDGGVWRFDPSSWKLERVMQSDVSNPWGVAHDEYGQTFVNDASSGAQYWMLGYSIKMPHSKEVPKVSKFNYEHHTRPTSGSEFLYSSHFPDEVQGDYLYANTIGFLGIKEYETIEDGIEIKGKHRQDLIQSSDGNFRPCDLEIAPDGSLYFIDWHNTLIGHMQHSARDPMRNSEYGRIYRITHQDRALVTPPPIAGAEIGQLFENMKLPEVNARKRSHRELRGRDKQAVLDAATQFASDNADNERLVLEALWATWGQQSPSTDLLEQCMQAKDHRVRAAAARVVRHCLHLLDHPETYLLAAAQDEHPRVRLEALSAGSWLGGQAGAEILLTVASYKTDRWIRNALNSAMMLLKPEVEAIIQAKTIDPENLLVDYNQLLAGKLEGAMKPKDYRTKSLKSTKFKDKNFSRTYNLGQRVFFEEGSCYACHRDNGEGIIRIYPPLAGSEWINGDPDRLVKLTLHGIWGKIRVRGKIFEPTQGVPPMTALGTMFTDSEIAAVLTYVRNSWGNDASEVLPADVKRIRAATEDRLKFYSPEELLQMHPFPEGSRPELIAESESDNQLEKELLSEPLADLVRDARKDGDALRGAKLFYGEKTACATCHDVGEGYQLGPQLTESRKDITDEHLIESILQPSAKILEGYRTVNVITVDGAVLSGFLVSETDDKITLSIAIDQGKPREILMDDVEDVIESKTSTMPIGLANTLKSRGEFLDLAKFIFEVNQGGTKKLRQLKKRAEIK from the coding sequence ATGAAACTTGACTTTTTAAGCTCCACCGCAGCCCAGCTTGCTCGTGTGGCGTTTCCAGTGCTTTGCTTGGTGATTTCGTTTCCAATTGCCAACGCGGCTGACTCCGAATCAACCAGTGCTTCGGCTCCGGAAGTCATCACGGCGGTCACCAGCAACCAAGTTCAGCAGAAAAAACGCGTACGTCCCGAGTACCTTCAACCGGTCCCCGTCGAAAACGCTGCCCCCGCAACCACCTTACCGCTGGAAATTCGTTCCGATGAAACGATCGTGTTTCTCGGCAACGGACTCGCTGCACGGATGGAGCTGTTCAACTGTTTTGAAACATCGCTTTACCAACAGTTCCCCAACCAACAGCTGACGTTCCGAAACCTAGGCTATCCAGGGCATACGCCCGCCTATCGCCCCGAAGCTGGAAACTCCGACCCGTGGGCGTTCCCCGGCGGCCAACAGTTTCGCCCCGAAATCCAAGCTCACTATGGCAAAGGCCACTACCCCAAGCCCGACGAGTGGCTGACCATCGTCAAGGCTGACACGATTGTGGCCTTCTTTGGTTTCAATGAGTCATTCGACGGCCTCGAAGGAGTCGAAAATTTCAAAAACGAACTGCGGGCGTTTGTCGATCACACTCGATCCCGATCCTACAAGCGCGATGCGGCCAAACCACCACGTTTGGTACTGGCGTCTCCGATCGCAATGCAGTCGCTTCCCGAATTCAATCTGCCCAGCGCGGACGATCGCAACACCATTCTGAAAGCTTATGCCGATGCCGTGGGAATCGTTGCCCACGAAAAGCACGTCGGCTTCTTAGATCTGTTCTCACCTACCCTCGATTGGTTCACCCATTCGAAAACGCCACTGACGATCAACGGTGTTCACCTGTCACAGGCTGGCTACGAGAAGCTGGCTCCCGTTATCATGCAACAACTCTTCGGCGCATCGTCCGGTAACTCAGAAACCAACACACTGCTGCACCAAGCGATCCAAGACAAAGCTTGGTTCTGGCGAAATGACTACCGCATGCTCAATGGCGTGCATGCCTACGGACAACGCTGGGCGCCGTACGGCAACTTCAACTATCCCGAGGAAATCGAGAAGATTCGCCAAATGACGGTCCTTCGAGACCACAACGTTTGGGCGATCGCACAAGGGAAATCGGCAACCCTTGAAGTCAACGATTCAGCCACTCGGCCACTATCGCCAGTCGAAACTAACTTCCAAATTAGCGCCAAGAACGGCACCGCGGACTTCTTGAAAACGGAAGCCGAAGCGTTGGAAAAGTTCACTCTTCCCGAAGGCTACGAAGTTTCGCTGTTCGCGTCCGAACAAGAGTTCCCCAACCTGGGCAACCCCGCCCAAATGCAGTTCGACAACCGCGGCCGATTGTGGGTTTCCACCTTGCCGAGCTACCCGCACTATCGTCCCGGCGACTCCAAGCCGAACGACATGATCCTGATCTACGAGGACACCGATGGCGACGGCCGCGCGGACAAGGAAACCGTCTTCGCCGATGGTTTGCACATGCCCATTGGATTTCAATTGTCACCCGAAGGTGTCTACCTATCCCAAGAACCGTTCCTGGTTTTGCTGAAGGACACCGACGGTGACGGTCGTGCCGATACCAAAGAAACGCTGCTCGACGGATTCGATCCTCACGACACGCACCACGCGATTTCGGCCTTCGATACCGACCATGGCAACGGCCTATACATGTGCGAAGGACGTTTCTTGCACTCGCAAGTCGAAACGCCTTGGGGACCGCAACGCATGACCGATGGAGGAGTTTGGCGATTTGATCCCTCGTCATGGAAGTTGGAACGCGTCATGCAGTCCGATGTTTCCAACCCTTGGGGCGTCGCCCACGACGAATACGGTCAAACTTTCGTCAACGACGCGTCCAGCGGAGCTCAGTACTGGATGCTGGGCTATTCCATCAAGATGCCGCACTCCAAAGAAGTCCCCAAGGTTTCGAAGTTCAACTACGAACACCACACGCGGCCAACGTCGGGTTCCGAGTTCCTGTACAGCAGCCACTTTCCCGATGAAGTGCAGGGCGACTACCTATACGCCAACACGATTGGTTTCCTAGGTATCAAGGAATACGAAACGATCGAGGACGGTATCGAAATCAAAGGCAAACACCGCCAAGACTTGATCCAGTCATCCGACGGAAACTTCCGTCCTTGTGACCTCGAAATCGCTCCCGATGGAAGCTTGTACTTCATCGATTGGCACAACACGTTAATCGGTCACATGCAACACAGCGCCCGTGACCCAATGCGTAATTCAGAGTACGGACGAATCTACCGCATCACTCACCAAGATCGAGCGCTCGTCACACCACCACCAATCGCAGGCGCCGAAATTGGCCAATTGTTTGAGAACATGAAGTTACCCGAGGTGAACGCTCGCAAGCGTTCCCACCGTGAACTTCGCGGCCGTGACAAACAAGCCGTCCTTGATGCGGCAACCCAGTTCGCCAGCGACAATGCCGACAACGAACGTTTGGTATTGGAAGCCCTCTGGGCCACCTGGGGACAACAATCGCCGTCAACGGACTTGCTAGAACAATGCATGCAGGCGAAAGATCATCGCGTCCGCGCCGCCGCCGCGCGTGTCGTGCGTCACTGCCTGCACTTGCTCGATCATCCCGAAACCTACTTATTAGCGGCCGCCCAAGACGAGCATCCACGCGTTCGCCTGGAAGCACTCTCAGCCGGATCCTGGTTGGGTGGTCAGGCGGGAGCTGAAATTCTGTTGACAGTCGCGTCTTACAAAACAGATCGTTGGATTCGCAACGCACTCAACAGCGCCATGATGCTGCTGAAACCAGAAGTGGAGGCCATCATCCAGGCCAAAACAATCGACCCTGAAAATCTACTGGTGGACTACAACCAATTGCTAGCCGGCAAATTGGAAGGTGCCATGAAGCCGAAGGATTACCGCACCAAGTCACTGAAATCAACCAAGTTCAAAGACAAAAACTTCTCCCGGACCTACAACCTGGGTCAGCGCGTCTTCTTCGAAGAGGGCTCCTGTTATGCTTGTCACCGCGACAACGGCGAAGGCATCATTCGCATCTACCCACCTTTGGCGGGTAGCGAGTGGATCAATGGCGATCCTGATCGATTGGTCAAGCTCACCCTGCACGGCATCTGGGGCAAAATCCGAGTCCGCGGCAAGATCTTTGAACCGACCCAAGGCGTGCCACCCATGACCGCTTTGGGCACCATGTTCACGGACTCCGAAATTGCCGCTGTGCTGACCTACGTTCGCAACAGCTGGGGCAACGACGCAAGCGAGGTGCTTCCCGCAGACGTCAAGCGAATTCGCGCCGCCACCGAGGATCGCCTGAAGTTCTACTCGCCCGAAGAACTGCTTCAGATGCATCCGTTCCCCGAAGGCAGTCGTCCCGAATTGATTGCCGAAAGTGAAAGCGACAACCAGCTCGAAAAGGAATTGCTGTCCGAACCACTGGCTGACCTCGTTCGCGATGCACGCAAGGACGGCGACGCCCTTCGCGGTGCCAAACTGTTCTATGGCGAAAAGACTGCCTGTGCGACTTGCCACGATGTCGGTGAAGGTTACCAACTCGGTCCACAACTCACCGAGTCTCGCAAAGACATCACCGATGAACATTTGATCGAATCGATCTTACAACCCTCGGCCAAAATCCTGGAAGGCTACCGAACGGTCAACGTGATCACGGTCGACGGAGCCGTTCTGTCAGGATTCTTGGTGTCCGAAACCGACGATAAGATCACCCTCAGCATCGCGATCGACCAAGGCAAGCCACGCGAGATCTTGATGGACGATGTCGAAGACGTGATCGAATCCAAGACATCGACGATGCCAATCGGACTCGCCAACACGCTGAAAAGCCGAGGTGAATTCCTCGACCTGGCGAAGTTCATCTTCGAAGTGAACCAGGGTGGTACGAAGAAACTGCGACAACTGAAGAAACGAGCCGAGATCAAGTAA
- a CDS encoding SGNH/GDSL hydrolase family protein gives MAKKRSRRYWILAGVLSIVGMLAYIQFGLRRPVGEGPAGPDVNNAAFVAGEAWTDQPVLLLGIGDSVTRGLGAQNTSHSYFERLRENPADEFSDMQGKCLSAVLPQLTATNLAVSGSTSLDHMEVITSQLPDLESPEDVFGLVVMTTGGNDLIHSYGRRPPVEGAMYGATLEQAKPWIVKFQDRLEQMFDRVTDHFPAGCEIFVGDIYDPTDGVGDAPSIFLPPWPDGLAIHAQYNDTIRQVAAERPNVHVVPLHATFLGHGSHCRQFWRSNYDANDPHYWFYSNIEDPNDRGYDAIRRVFLNSIVEHHHAIGSRPGSPASAAPSIPVEPSDPN, from the coding sequence ATGGCAAAGAAACGATCCCGTCGCTATTGGATTCTCGCGGGCGTCTTGTCGATCGTGGGCATGTTGGCGTACATCCAATTCGGATTGCGACGCCCGGTTGGCGAGGGACCCGCAGGCCCCGATGTCAACAATGCCGCCTTTGTCGCCGGCGAAGCATGGACCGACCAACCGGTCTTATTGCTTGGCATCGGTGACAGCGTCACGCGAGGTCTCGGAGCGCAAAACACCAGCCACTCGTATTTCGAGCGACTGCGAGAAAACCCAGCTGATGAATTCAGCGATATGCAAGGAAAGTGTTTGTCCGCGGTTCTGCCTCAACTGACCGCGACCAACCTCGCCGTTTCAGGATCCACGTCACTGGATCATATGGAAGTCATCACGTCCCAACTGCCTGACCTCGAATCACCTGAAGATGTGTTCGGATTGGTCGTCATGACAACCGGTGGCAATGATCTGATTCACAGCTACGGCCGCCGACCGCCTGTCGAAGGAGCCATGTACGGCGCTACGTTGGAACAAGCGAAACCTTGGATCGTGAAGTTCCAAGATCGGCTGGAACAAATGTTCGATCGGGTCACTGATCATTTCCCCGCCGGATGTGAGATCTTTGTGGGTGATATCTACGATCCCACCGACGGCGTTGGCGACGCCCCCAGCATCTTCCTACCGCCTTGGCCCGATGGTCTTGCCATTCACGCTCAATACAACGATACGATTCGGCAAGTGGCAGCCGAACGCCCCAACGTGCACGTCGTCCCACTTCACGCAACGTTTCTCGGTCACGGTTCCCACTGCCGCCAGTTTTGGCGATCAAACTACGACGCCAACGACCCGCACTACTGGTTCTATAGCAACATCGAAGATCCGAACGATCGTGGTTACGACGCCATCCGCCGCGTCTTCTTGAACTCCATCGTCGAGCACCACCACGCCATCGGAAGTCGTCCTGGTTCGCCAGCCTCGGCGGCGCCATCGATACCGGTCGAGCCGAGCGACCCAAATTGA
- the mntR gene encoding manganese-binding transcriptional regulator MntR has protein sequence MPERVHQRTRNDHASEVAEDYVESIAETIANNGVCRSVDLVNHFAVTHATVNNTITRLQRDGLVTTQPYQPIELTPKGKRLATAARKRHEIVQAFLEAIGVSPQTAAIDSEGIEHHVSKETLQAMKKILDKGWPS, from the coding sequence GTGCCTGAACGAGTCCACCAACGAACCCGCAACGATCACGCCAGCGAAGTGGCGGAGGATTACGTCGAATCGATTGCTGAAACCATCGCGAATAACGGGGTTTGCCGCTCAGTTGACCTGGTCAATCACTTCGCCGTCACGCACGCCACCGTCAACAACACCATCACTCGATTGCAGCGTGATGGACTCGTGACCACGCAGCCCTACCAGCCAATCGAACTCACGCCCAAGGGAAAACGACTCGCCACGGCCGCCCGGAAACGCCACGAAATCGTTCAGGCGTTTTTGGAAGCCATTGGCGTCAGCCCCCAAACCGCCGCGATCGACAGCGAAGGCATCGAACACCACGTCAGCAAAGAAACGCTCCAAGCGATGAAGAAAATCCTGGACAAAGGCTGGCCTTCGTAG